One window of the Primulina eburnea isolate SZY01 chromosome 18, ASM2296580v1, whole genome shotgun sequence genome contains the following:
- the LOC140819142 gene encoding uncharacterized protein, whose amino-acid sequence MNFKKKGQSSSSSSSGSKSVSGTPFSGNQYSVVYCERCGGRHHTSQCGGVRGTCHNCSQKGHFARSCPNRTQGQMRPQQFPQNRGPQKARVYALTEDQAREALGGVIAGASHSFLASNFVDEYDFVTTSLHEFASVSTPADKVILSGQIVLNCVFHFGDSIMISNLIVLPMYDFDCIIGMDTLTNYGATVDCFHGVVRFRPHFGDKWNFYGRGSQSKIPLVSAMEMFKLLSLGN is encoded by the exons ATGAACTTCAAGAAGAAAGGTCAGTCGAGTTCATCTAGCTCAAGTGGATCTAAAAGTGTATCGGGGACGCCTTTTTCAGGGAATCAGTATTCAGTGGTGTATTGTGAGCGTTGTGGAGGTAGACATCATACATCTCAGTGTGGTGGTGTACGTGGGACATGTCATAATTGCAGTCAgaaaggacactttgctagatcTTGTCCAAACCGTACTCAAGGGCAGATGAGACCACAACAGTTTCCTCAGAACAGAG GTCCACAAAAGGCTAGAGTGTATGCTTTGACAGAGGATCAAGCTAGAGAGGCTCTAGGTGGTGTAATCGCAG gagcatctcactCTTTCCTTGCATCCAATTTTGTTGATGAATATGACTTTGTGACTACATCATTGCATGAGTTTGCATCTGTGTCCACTCCAGCCGATAAAGTGATTTTATCAGGGCAGATTGTGTTGAACTGTGTATTTCATTTCGGTGACAGTATTATGATTTCTAATTTGATTGTGTTACCGATGtatgactttgattgtatcattgGTATGGATACCTTGACAAATTATGGAGCTACTGTAGACTGTTTTCATGGTGTAGTACGTTTTCGACCTCATTTTGGTGAcaaatggaatttttatggtcgAGGATCGCAATCTAAAATACCTTTAGTTTCAGCGATGGAAATGTTTAAGCTATTATCCTTAGGAAATTag